The following are encoded together in the Populus trichocarpa isolate Nisqually-1 chromosome 5, P.trichocarpa_v4.1, whole genome shotgun sequence genome:
- the LOC7471503 gene encoding ubiquitin carboxyl-terminal hydrolase 4, which yields MGAAGSKLEKALGDQFPEGERYFGLENFGNTCYCNSVLQALYFCVPFREHLLEYYGNGKSIGDAEENLLTCLADLFTQISSQKKKTGVIAPKRFVQRLKKQNELFRSYMHQDAHEFLNFLLNELVDILEKEAQAVKSDPETSSPPEKIANGPKHAQANGVSKEPLVTWVHKNFQGILTNETRCLQCETVTARDETFFDLSLDIEQNSSITSCLKNFSSTETLNAEDKFFCDKCCSLQEAQKRMKIKKPPHILVIHLKRFKYIEQLGRYKKLSYRVVFPLELKLSNTVEDADIEYSLFAVVVHVGSGPNHGHYVSLVKSHNHWLFFDDENVEMIDESAVQTFFGSAQEYSSNTDHGYILFYESIGASNNKS from the exons ATGGGCGCAGCAGGTTCTAAACTCGAGAAAGCTTTAGGCGACCAGTTTCCTGAAGGCGAACGATACTTTGGCCTCGAGAATTTCGGCAACACTTGTTACTGTAATAGCGTTTTACAG GCGCTTTACTTCTGTGTACCATTTCGAGAACACTTGTTAGAATATTATGGTAACGGTAAAAGTATTGGGGACGCAGAAGAGAATCTCTTGACTTGCTTGGCAGATCTATTTACTCAG ATAAGTtcacagaagaagaaaacaggtGTCATTGCTCCAAAGCGTTTCGTACAgagattgaaaaaacaaaatgagctTTTCCGAAGCTATATGCACCAG GATGCTCatgagtttttgaattttttgctaAATGAACTGGTTGACATTCTGGAGAAAGAGGCCCAAGCTGTAAAAAGTGATCCTGAAACTTCTTCCCCACCTGAAAAAATTGCAAATGGACCAAAACATGCTCAGGCAAATGGTGTTTCAAAAGAGCCTTTGGTTACTTGGGTGCACAAAAATTTTCAG GGAATACTTACCAACGAGACAAGGTGCTTGCAATGTGAGACTGTGACAGCAAGAGATGAAACGTTTTTTGACTTGAGCCTTGATATTGAACAAAACAGTTCCATTACAAGCTGCTTGAAGAATTTTAGTTCCACAGAGACGTTGAATGCAGAGGATAAGTTTTTCTGTGACAAGTGCTGCAG TTTGCAAGAAGCCCAAAAGAGGATGAAGATAAAGAAGCCTCCTCACATCTTGGTCATCCATCTGAAGAGGTTTAAATATATTGAGCAGCTTGGTCGGTACAAAAAGCTGTCTTACAGAGTTGTCTTCCCACTTGAGCTGAAGTTGAGCAATACCGTGGAAGACGCAGATATTGAATACTCCCTATTTGCCGTTGTAGTCCATGTGGGAAGTGGACCTAATCATGGGCACTATGTGAGCCTTGTGAAAAGCCACAACCACTGGTTATTTTTTGATGATGAAAATGTCGAGATGATTGATGAGTCTGCTGTGCAGACATTTTTTGGGTCAGCGCAGGAATATTCAAGTAATACGGATCATGGGTATATCTTATTTTATGAGAGCATTGGTGCTAGTAACAACAAGAGTTGA